From a single Hippopotamus amphibius kiboko isolate mHipAmp2 chromosome X, mHipAmp2.hap2, whole genome shotgun sequence genomic region:
- the LOC130841557 gene encoding melanoma-associated antigen B16-like, producing the protein MSQGQEIPHYTQERHHAHSEPQGLVVALVSKALEETAPSSSHPLVPGNLREPLAAGVPSTPQSPQSAYLSYAVTTATSSSKSEECSSSQKKGAGSASSKSLSETKKLPVDPLGDKVTLLVRFLLRKYRMRELITKADMIGDVIKEHEGDFLEILRRASERMELVFGVDVKEVDPTSHSYALVNKLGLTYDGRLGGDEGVPRTSLLIIILGIIFMKGNRATEEEVWKMLNMMDLYSGRKHFIFGEPRKFITRDLVREKYLVYRQVPNSNPPRYEFLWGPRAHAEASKMKLLRFFTRIHQSDPASFPVQYEEALRDEAERCRARVVIRTGTAAMARALSSARSSSSSHP; encoded by the coding sequence ATGTCTCAGGGTCAAGAAATTCCACATTACACGCAGGAACGACACCATGCCCACAGTGAACCCCAGGGCCTGGTGGTTGCCCTGGTCTCCAAGGCGCTAGAGGAGACCGCTCCCTCCTCCTCTCATCCTCTAGTGCCTGGCAACCTTAGGGAGCCTCTGGCTGCTGGGGTACCCAGTACTCCCCAAAGTCCTCAGAGTGCCTACTTATCTTATGCTGTCACCACAGCCACCTCCTCTAGCAAATCAGAAGAGTGCTCCAGCAGCCAGAAAAAGGGCGCTGGTTCAGCTTCTTCAAAGTCCCTGTCAGAAACTAAGAAATTGCCCGTAGACCCTCTAGGAGATAAGGTGACTTTGTTGGTGCGTTTTCTGCTGCGAAAGTATCGAATGAGAGAGCTGATCACAAAGGCAGACATGATTGGTGATGTTATCAAAGAGCACGAGGGTGATTTCCTTGAGATCCTCAGGAGAGCCTCTGAGCGCATGGAGCTGGTCTTTGGTGTTGATGTGAAGGAAGTGGATCCCACCAGCCACAGCTATGCCCTCGTCAACAAATTAGGCCTCACCTATGATGGAAGGCTCGGTGGTGACGAGGGCGTGCCCAGGACCAGCCTCCTGATAATTATCCTGGGTATTATTTTTATGAAGGGCAATCGCGCCACTGAGGAGGAGGTTTGGAAAATGCTGAATATGATGGACTTATATTCAGGGAGGAAGCATTTTATCTTTGGGGAGCCCAGGAAGTTCATTACCAGAGATTTAGTGAGGGAAAAGTACTTGGTGTACCGCCAAGTGCCCAATAGCAATCCTCCACGCTATGAGTTCCTCTGGGGTCCCAGAGCCCATGCTGAAGCCAGCAAAATGAAACTGCTGCGGTTTTTCACCAGGATCCATCAGTCTGACCCCGCTTCCTTCCCAGTCCAGTATGAGGAGGCTTTGAGAGATGAAGCAGAGAGATGCCGAGCTAGAGTTGTAATCAGGACTGGCACTGCTGCCATGGCCAGGGCCCTTTCCAGTGCTAGATCCAGTAGCTCCTCCCACCCCTAG